In Zea mays cultivar B73 chromosome 7, Zm-B73-REFERENCE-NAM-5.0, whole genome shotgun sequence, the following proteins share a genomic window:
- the LOC100283391 gene encoding lipase: MRSWARAALGVAELLVSAAIHLGYAFYIFGTAVAADVSASLVKGLMAGGGVAKDVAVDGEDEAAAVLDDGAVPPIVLVHGIFGFGKGRLGGLSYFAGAEKKDDRVLVPDLGSLTSVHDRARELFYYLKGGQVDYGEEHSREYGHSRFGRTYARGHYPAWDEEHPVHLVGHSAGAQVIRLLQQMLHDREFEGHGDTSERWVLSVTSLSGALNGTTRAYIDGMRAEKEGGGRWLRPVCLLQICRVGSVLYHWLDLPWLKRYYDFGFDHFGMSRRVVGVAGLAEILLDAGSGGGRRGPFATGDWILPDLTIQGAARINARVRTFPATFYFSYASRRTARSPPGSAGATVPSGVTRIHPLLFIRVLQMCRWRYPAGADPPYQGYRDEDWEDNDGALNTFSMTHPRIPVEHPSVQVEKDEDCRPLRPGIWYYKIVEADHMTFVINRRRGGVQFDLVYDSIFDNCRKHVFRTAPPPTLPVQS; the protein is encoded by the exons ATGAGGAGCTGGGCGAGGGCGGCGCTGGGCGTCGCGGAGCTGCTCGTCAGCGCGGCCATCCACCTGGGCTACGCCTTCTACATCTTCGGCACCGCGGTCGCCGCCGACGTCTCAGCCTCCCTCGTGAAGGGCCTGATGGCCGGCGGCGGCGTGGCCAAGGACGTCGCCGTCGATGGTGAGGACGAGGCCGCGGCGGTGCTCGACGACGGGGCCGTGCCGCCCATCGTGCTGGTGCACGGCATCTTCGGCTTCGGCAAAGGC AGGCTGGGCGGGCTGTCGTACTTCGCCGGCGCGGAGAAGAAGGACGACCGGGTGCTGGTGCCGGACCTGGGCTCGCTCACCAGCGTCCACGACAG GGCGCGGGAGCTCTTCTACTACCTGAAAGGCGGGCAGGTGGACTACGGCGAGGAGCACAGCCGGGAGTACGGGCACTCGCGGTTCGGTCGGACGTACGCGCGAGGCCACTACCCCGCGTGGGACGAGGAGCACCCGGTGCACCTGGTGGGCCACTCGGCCGGCGCTCAGGTGATCCGGCTGCTGCAGCAGATGCTCCACGACCGGGAGTTCGAGGGGCACGGCGACACCTCGGAGCGCTGGGTGCTGAGCGTCACCTCCCTCTCCGGCGCGCTGAACGGCACCACGCGCGCCTACATCGACGGGATGCGCGCCGAGAAAGAAGGCGGCGGGCGGTGGCTGCGCCCCGTCTGCCTCCTCCAGATCTGCCGCGTCGGCAGCGTGCTCTACCACTGGCTGGACCTCCCCTGGCTGAAGCGCTACTACGACTTCGGCTTCGACCACTTCGGCATGTCGCGGCGCGTCGTGGGCGTGGCGGGGCTCGCGGAGATCCTGCTCGacgccggcagcggcggcgggcGGCGGGGGCCCTTCGCCACGGGGGACTGGATCCTGCCGGACCTCACCATCCAGGGCGCCGCCCGGATCAACGCCAGGGTGCGCACGTTCCCGGCCACCTTCTACTTCAGCTACGCCAGCCGGCGCACCGCCAGGTCGCCGCCAGGCAGCGCCGGCGCCACGGTGCCGTCCGGGGTGACGAGGATCCACCCGCTGCTCTTCATCCGCGTCCTGCAGATGTGCCGCTGGCGCTACCCCGCCGGCGCTGACCCGCCGTACCAGGGGTACAGGGACGAGGACTGGGAGGACAACGACGGCGCGCTCAACACCTTCTCCATGACCCACCCGAGGATCCCCGTCGAGCATCCCAGCGTCCAGGTGGAGAAGGATGAGGATTGCCGTCCGCTGCGCCCGGGGATCTG GTACTACAAGATCGTGGAGGCGGACCACATGACGTTCGTCATCAACCGGCGGCGAGGAGGCGTGCAGTTCGACCTCGTCTACGACAGCATCTTCGACAACTGCCGGAAACATGTCTTCCGGACTGCCCCGCCGCCGACGCTACCGGTCCAGAGCTGA